The stretch of DNA AGATAACTACACTTGTATTTTGCAGGGTGTAATCTGAGGTAAATGTAAACTTAAAAATCACCTGATTTTGAAAGAGCTTCAACTGCTGGTggcaaaaatgttttgcatttgtccAGATTCCTCTTTTCATCATTCATAATAGATGGGTTCTTGTTAAGTTTGTCTGCAATCTCCTTCATTTTTTCTGTGGAGCCCGAAAACTTTCCAGAAGTGCTGTTGTATTGTCCAAGAAACATTTTGTTAATGTAGAATTGTTCCAGATACACACTTTCATTAGTTGAAGTCAGCTGGCAACGACTTACACCATAACCAAAGAGAGCACCTGTAAAATTAAAGCACAAGACATTATTGGCATTATCATTACCTTTTTCATTCAAGAGTTTCTTAcatacaatttattttatttgtattgacGAAAACAAAGGTGGAAATATGCTGGGCTACTTCAGCTTAGAATAAATGCCAACTGTACAACATTTCAGAGGAGATATTGCACTTTTCACTGTCCCAGTTGCAGCTAGTACTAGTTCCAGATGAGCGATGAAAGCATAAATACAAGGCATTGTTCCGTAAATAAAGCACAGCATTTTGGCAAAAATTATGACCACAATATGATGTAATAttggctgaaaaaaattaactgCATAGTTTTAGTGTttatgttagaaaaaaaaacctcgCTATTTGTACTCATGATTCATagtcatgattaaaaaaaagacacagaatgtgtgtctatgtgtgtatgAGGACGTCTCACTGTATTTTACCAACAGCCGTGAACGCATCAGTAACTGGGTTGTTTGGAGAAAGTGAGGTCTGTTTCTCTCCGACAGGAGTTACAGCTGCAGGGAAGCGGCTTGGTCGAGAttaaggtgggggggggggggggggggtcacacaCATGTTGAGAAACACGGAGGGAGGGAGTCCGACCGTCGTCAGTCTTCCGGGGTTAAAGTCAGCCAGCTTGGCCCGCAGCCCGGCCGCCTAAAACTGCCCCAGATTCTCCAATCCAATCACACGTGTCATCACATGTGgatttcacacagtttttttgttcattcttgTCTACAATCTGTCAGGAACAACAACACAGTTCAACACTAGTACACGCTGATTTAATATTACTTACCTGCTCTGAGAAATGACAGGCACAGgcacagaaaggaaaaggagcGGTGCACATGCATGACAGGGATccactgagaaacacacaggTAGAAAGTCCATTGAGCTCACACAGGCAGCATGAGGAAGTGAAGCAAAAACCAgagcaaaacattttgttaCTGGAAGAAGGTGTGgcaagattattattattttttttttttgctttgacagGTGTGATAGAACAAACACCACTGTAAGCTGcaatcagttgtttgtttgaaatttcattggtaaaaaaaaaaaaaaactaccttaCTTCTTACAAAAAGATGGTCTTCTGGTAATCTGTGACAacgttttgttttattttgtccaatTTGATATTAGTAAGTAAGTAGTAGAGTAATTTATTCAtcaatttaattcattaaatgtTGAATTTGGAAAGACCtaaataaactgaaagactGTGAAAAGCAAAGGGTTTTTACACAATCCGATATTGCATACCCAAGATATGATCATGATCCATTAAGATTTCACAGAATGAATCTGACGAAAGATCAGTTTTCTTTTGACCATGAAAAGCGGAAGTGggaatttttctttcattgtggatgtgtgtgtaggAGTGAAGTGTTTCTCGGTTAAAAAGCTGTTGAATTCTGTCGTTTTTCATTGGATCTACCGACCTTTAAGTTTATTCTGGGAAAATTTCTGAAATGCAATATACAGTCTTTTCTATAAGCATCAGTAAATGATCTCATTACAATAATAACTAAATGTCGTCTCTATACACCACGAAAATGGATTCGAAACTGTTTTGGAAATAAGCAGTTATCTTTATTGTTCCTGCAGAAATAATTGGCATTTTACTGACACTTTGAGTCAACAAATAAGTACTTTTTGTAATGTGTAGGAACTAAATTCTAATTAAAGCTGCAATGAACGATGAACAGGCTCTCGCAACCTGGAGCCCACTGGACTTGCCCCCCACCTGATTGCCCTAAAACCGAAAATGTTTTGTCAGAGGTGGGGTGTGTGAAAGTTTCACTCAAGTGTTCATTGTGTGGTACTAGACTATAACCCGTCACTTATATGTCAAGCTGTGTTGTAATATTGATGTTGAGAACACAATGTAACTGCAATATGAATCTTCCTCTTCCACTTCCTCTGTCCAGTAAAAGGAACAGTGTGACCATGTGTGCCATATATAAGGACTGCATGTTTTATGGCAACACATCAAAATTGGCAGCACTGAGAAAATGTGAAGTCATTTGTATTAAAGATGAAGGAGAAGTTTGTGAAAGTATGAGGTATGGAAATTGAAATTTCAGACCACATGGCCGACTTCCTGTTTGAGTTAACACTTGGGTCTCTGAGACTCTTTCTGATTCAGGGCTCGATACATGGGGGTACCGATTTATGTATGTCTACGTCAACCCTGAGTGAGGGTCTCAATTTTCTTGATTTTCAAGGTAGCACCGTTGAGCCATTTTGTGATGTGCATTCCTGCAACCCATAAAATATAGAAATTTACATGCCATCCTGACATGACAACCATGTGTAGTGAGCTTCGGCTGACATTTAGACCCAGAAGAACTTAGCCAGTGATTCCTACAGATGCAATAAGGGTCTTGCACTGTTGAGCGCTCAGACCATAATTGCAAGAAAACAATCCTGTGAGCTGATGTGGAAGTACATGGGCAGCTGAAATTGTATagaaaaaatacactttcagagaaaattaaatcaaatttgtattaatttcagtttattaaaattcagttacaaaagaatacattttattttaaatatgcagTTAAGTTCAGTTTTACAAAGCCATTATTCAAATACCGTTTACCACATATTGCTGGCTATTGTGATTGATGTAGTATTTCCCCCTGAAATTTAGGGAAGTAGAAATATAAAGTATCAAACAGGTGAAGCACTCATGTAAATTGcaagcacagtaaaaaaaacactttcattgtTAAGTGTGTTCATGCATACAATGAATTTGAATCCAGTTTCCTAATCTTgagaaaatgtacttttttcCCAGCACATTGTCACGTAGCACATACCCACAGCAGAATCTCAGGATCTCTATGTCAgaacattttacacaaataaaaaaaatttgtaaaacCATTGAGTGAAAACTCAATATTCATGACAAATATCAGGGttacaaataataatatctTAAAGGATATCAGGTATATGTATTGAAACACTGTTGATAAATGGCTGTGGCTTTCATTTTTGTGTCCACAGGAAATTGTTTGCTTCCAAATGTTTATAAAGTTTCAACATTTAGATTTATTATATAACATAACTTGTTCTTGAATGAGCTATAACAGGTCCAATATCCATACCTATCTTTAACAAATCTAATCATGCTtagttaaaaattaaatggtCAACTTTTGCATTACAATTGATTAATACAAACCCAACCAACAAGTATTGTGTGtgcaaaaatattaatttgtatCGCAATTATCTACAATTTTGGAATAGCGCCCTTTGGCAATTAAGTATGTTCCAGCTGCAATGCCCACAAAGCCCATAGTCAGGCCAACTCCACCGAAAATATCTGGTCCAAGACTTTGATGATTAAATTCAGGTTCTGTGGAAAAAGAATGAGAAAGTATGTATTATTACAGGCACAATGTAGGATTTTAcaatttatgattttaataatgagctgcttattaaataaaactatCACCCCAGAATTTTGTTTTAGGCTTATCCAGAGACATGTGCTCAACAGTGCAGCTGTAAATGTCCCCCTCCCTTGGTGTAAACGTCAAGGTTGACAACTGGTAGAAGGTCTGATCGCTGTTAGGATAATATCGACTGAGTGTCACCCCCTCTGACACTGGATGACCATTTTTAGTCCAACTGACTTCAATGAAAGGTGGGTAGAAATCATACACAAAGCAGATGAGGGTGTTTTCAACTCCCTCCTGAACTTCATCTGCAGGATAGATGACACTCTCGGGGGCATCTTTAGTGAGTTTTGAGACAAATCAAATCCTTTATCAGCATTTCATCAATTGCATCCCGACAAGTATCACTGTTGAGGTCAATTGactttttttcattaataaagCATACCTGACACTTCTGCTGGATTTTTCTCCTCTACTTTGAAGAATGCAACAAGACCTGAACACAGTTTCTTGCCTTTCAAAGCATCTTTATATACATGTAAGCCATCAACCATTTCACTTGGGTCTAATTGAAAAAATGGGGGCACACTGTATACAACCTCATGTCTTTCAAAATCCACATACAAAAACTCAGCGGCATCATATGTAAACTGCACTTCAGTTGTACCATTCTCAAGGCAGCCCACAATACGAACAACTTCATGGgcaactgaaaaataaagtggAAATTGAGAAAACTATttcaatatttgaaaaaaatccataCTATAGCATAAGTCTTACCTAATAGACTTAAGTATTACTTATTTTTACAGAAATATAGTACAGTACATTTTTAAGTAAGAGCAGAAATggtacatttaaattaattcttACTTTCTGAAAAGACGCAGAAGGTATTGAGTATCAGGATTATAATAGTAGAGCACTTCATGTCTGAGAAGAGAACAGGCAACAACGGAGACGCTCAGCAGCAGACTCTTCTTTTCTATTTCCTGTAAGGTTACTCGATCACATGGCCAGATCATGTTAATAATCAAAGGAAGTAATGTGGTGCGTGTTAACAGGAAAGTACAGCCTGTAGTTGGGCAGTTTACCAAGAGTGGGCGGTGTGTCCTGGCAAAGTTggtatgtgtgtttaaaaatgaatggaatTTATTTAAACTAATTACGAAGCACCAAATTATAATAGTCCAGTCGATATATGAGCATAATTATTACATAAAGTGAGTTTTGgtgattaaatgttttaagaTGTCAGGAAAATAACTAACCTACCGTCTAACCTAGTAAATCCAATCCCTGTCCTAAGATTGATCATGACTACACCCCTATAGATGCTTTTATTAGGGGTTAGGATTATCAAAATCTCAGAActattaaacaacaacaacaacaaaaaaaaaaacaacaacaacattttgttgaacAAAGGGCTACATCACAATATAGGTGCCATGTAAATTTTccttgaaattttaaaaattacaTGTTAAAGAAGAGCACATCTTTGTGTATTGCCTCATGTGTAAATTAACCAAGCAATTAATTCATGAGTAGTTGTAGTCACAATCTAGTGCCTCAATAAGAAAGTTCTTAGAAAATactgacatatttttttctcacttggAATATGTAGAACTACAGCAATGATATCGCATATAATTAAAAAATCATCCGCATCTGCAGTTATGAGAGCTGTTATTTGCTCCATAAGCACAGATTGACCTGCTACCAGTGTGCCTTGGTGTTATGCAAATACCATGttaaaagagaaagtaaaagtgaTAAAGCATTTAGTTGCATGAAAAATCTGGGTTATGACCATGACCCctttattaaatgaaaattacTTTTAGTAATATCAAACATGTCGTTGGCCAATTATtaattttagaataaaaaaaaaaactaaatcaaattgAGTTCTTTGTCTCCTCAAACAATGACCAGCTTACATAAATAAGAGGGAGCATGATTTTGCATGTTTAGTCTACAGATGGTGTTGTAGATCCATTTttagtgtgcatgtgtctttaAATCTGAgcattgaaaagaaaaatcggATAGTGCTTGGACATTGCTATTTCATatcttagttttttttagtttttttttttggggggggaagCCAAATTTGTCGCCAGGTCACTTCTTGAACAGATAAACCACTTTGTATCAGATACAGGCTCTTATAGCAGTCCTGTAGCCTTAAACCCACAGCCTTTAACCTGCAGCCTTTAACCTGCAGCCTTAAACCTGCAGGCTTAAACCTACAGCCTTAAACCTACAACCTTAAACCTACAACCTTTAACCTGCAGCCTTTAACCTACAGCCTTAAACCTACAACCTTTAACCTACAGCCTTTAACCTGCAGCCTTAAACCTACAGCCTTAAACCTACAGCCTTAAACCTACAACCTTTAACCCGCAGCCTTTAACCTACAACCTTTAACCTGCAGTCTTTAACCTACAACCTTTAACCTGCAGTCTTAAACCTACAACCTTTAACCTACAGCCTTTAACCTGCAGCCTTAAACCTACAGCCTTAAACCTACAACCTTTAACCCGCAGCCTTTAACCTACAACCTTTAACCTGCAGCCTTAAACCTGCAGCCTTAAACCTACAGCCTTTAACCTGCAGCCTTTTCACCTGCAGCCTTAAACCTACAGCCTTAAACCTACAACCTTTAACCTGCAGCCTTAAACCTACAGCCTTTAACCTACAACCTTTAACCTGCAGCCTTAAACCTGCAGCCTTTAACCTACAGTCTTAAACCTACAACCTTTAACCTGCAGCCTTAAACCTACAGTCTTAAACCTACAACCTTTAACCCGCAGCCTTTAACCTACAGCCTTAAACCTACAGCCTTTAACCTGCAGCCTTAAACCTACAACCTTTAACCTACAACCTTTAACCCACAGCCTTAAACCTACAGCCTTAAACCTACAACCTTTAACCTGCAGCCTTTAACCTACAACCTTTAACCTACAACCTTTAACCTGCAGCCTTAAACCTACAACCTTTAACCTGCAGCCTTTAACCTGCAGCCTTTAACCTGCAGCCTTTAACCTACAACCTTT from Echeneis naucrates chromosome 6, fEcheNa1.1, whole genome shotgun sequence encodes:
- the LOC115044956 gene encoding H-2 class II histocompatibility antigen, A-Q alpha chain-like translates to MKCSTIIILILNTFCVFSEIAHEVVRIVGCLENGTTEVQFTYDAAEFLYVDFERHEVVYSVPPFFQLDPSEMVDGLHVYKDALKGKKLCSGLVAFFKVEEKNPAEVSDAPESVIYPADEVQEGVENTLICFVYDFYPPFIEVSWTKNGHPVSEGVTLSRYYPNSDQTFYQLSTLTFTPREGDIYSCTVEHMSLDKPKTKFWEPEFNHQSLGPDIFGGVGLTMGFVGIAAGTYLIAKGRYSKIVDNCDTN